In one Lolium rigidum isolate FL_2022 chromosome 3, APGP_CSIRO_Lrig_0.1, whole genome shotgun sequence genomic region, the following are encoded:
- the LOC124702371 gene encoding ricin B-like lectin R40C1, with protein sequence MFGHHGHHHGQNPPPAQAPAAGGGSEPTFKLFCKADEGYCLSVRDGNVVLAPTNPRDVNQHWFKDMRFSQKIKDEEGNPAFAIVNKATGLAVKHSLGQGHPVKLVPYNPEYLDESVMWTESGDVGKGFRCIRMVNNTRLNFDALNGDKDHGGVHDGTTIVLWEWAKGDNQSWKILPWGEEAYAAGGGANAPRGGGSSEPTVRIFCKADEGFSATVRNGEVVLAPTNPRDEHQHWFKDMRHSNKIKDEEGYPAFALVNKVTGQAIKHSQGEGHPVKLVPYNPNYQDESVLWTESRDVGAGFRCIRMVNNIYLNFDALNGDKDHGGVRDGTALALWKWCEGDNQRWKILPW encoded by the exons ATGTTCGGTCACCATGGCCACCACCACGGCCAGAACCCCCcgccggcccaggccccggccgccggcggcggcagcgagccCACCTTCAAGCTCTTCTGCAAGGCCGACGAGGGCTACTGCCTCTCCGTCCGCGACGGCAACGTCGTGCTCGCCCCCACCAACCCCCGCGACGTGAACCAGCACTGGTTCAAGGACATGCGCTTCAGCCAGAAGATCAAGGACGAGGAGGGCAACCCCGCCTTCGCCATCGTCAACAAGGCCACCGGCCTCGCCGTCAAGCACTCCCTCGGACAGGGCCACCCG GTGAAGCTTGTCCCGTACAACCCAGAGTACCTGGACGAGTCGGTGATGTGGACGGAGAGCGGCGACGTGGGCAAGGGCTTCCGCTGCATCCGCATGGTGAACAACACCCGCCTCAACTTCGACGCGCTCAACGGCGACAAGGACCACGGCGGCGTGCACGACGGCACCACCATCGTCCTCTGGGAGTGGGCCAAGGGCGACAACCAGAGCTGGAAGATCCTGCCCTGGGGCGAGGAGGCCTACGCCGCGGGCGGCGGCGCCAACGCGCCCCGCGGGGGCGGCTCCTCCGAGCCCACCGTCCGCATCTTCTGCAAGGCCGACGAGGGGTTCAGCGCCACCGTCCGCAACGGCGAGGTCGTGCTCGCGCCCACCAACCCGCGCGACGAGCACCAGCACTGGTTCAAGGACATGAGGCACAGCAACAAGATCAAGGACGAGGAGGGGTACCCTGCCTTCGCCCTCGTCAACAAGGTCACCGGCCAGGCCATCAAGCACTCCCAGGGCGAGGGTCACCCG GTGAAGCTGGTGCCGTACAACCCCAACTACCAGGACGAGTCGGTGCTGTGGACTGAGAGCCGCGACGTGGGCGCCGGCTTCCGCTGCATCCGCATGGTCAACAACATCTACCTCAACTTCGACGCCCTCAACGGCGACAAGGACCACGGCGGCGTGCGCGACGGCACCGCACTCGCGCTCTGGAAGTGGTGCGAGGGCGACAACCAGCGCTGGAAGATCCTCCCCTGGT AA